CCATACTAGTTCGATCAACAACTAGGCAGTGAAGAGCCACAATCGACCTGATGCAGGTCGCACAATTTTGGGGTTTGATCGTTGGACTTGGTACCCTGAGGCCGGGTCACTGAATCCCCTCTCGAGCTCCCTACAAGTAGATCCCGAGGACAGAACAAACGTAAGGCTTGTCGGGTAGCCCCAGCTaaggccctccgatgcttaagttagaaaaatgGGATCGAAAGCGATCAATGGTGAGTGAGATCAAGAAAACGTGATAAATGCACTTGccaaaattattcataaatgtcAGTATTTAAAGTTGTAGGGTACCGCATAGTTGGGCGCCACGTGGCATCATTTGGGCGTCCTGACGTCAGGTGATCCGACGGTGAGCAGGTCAGGCGGGTCGGGTCGTCTTCACGCGCAGATCCTACCATTAATTGTAaattcctttaaaaaaatagaggcatttttatcctttataaaTTACCCTCGTCACATCATTAATGTGGGACGGTAGCATGCAATATGAGACGACTACTTACCTTCCTTTTGCCGAATTAAAACACACCAAAATCATCTACATTTTACATAGATTATATTAATTCCAAGTGGCTTCAACTTCACTAACTAAACccatttaaattttcagttaAAGTTAGATAAAACACTGACTTTCAAAgcaaatttttataacaatttattcacTCAaaataaggggaaaaaaagaactaaaaatgGAATCAAATATCATCAtgattttattctatttttcccATCTTGAGGGTGAAGGATCTTTTATCCTACACTGATATTGCATCCATATGTGTATTGTATggattttcacttttaaattataatttaatttgattatattttcttattttaaaaaatacacaccAACTACATATTAATGTGATATAAAAGTGTAATAGAAGAATCACACAAAATTTTTGGAgaattttgctttatttctCCAATATACTGATTCTCTATTTTCATATCACgagttcaaattttttgaacaatAATGTAAAAACTCGTCATTTTACGTGGGTGTCTTGTTAGTCGAAGGTGGTCAGAGTATAGTGTCTTGGTGGAGTTACACTGAACACACTAGAGTGACTTGGATTCTAATGTGCTGGTGGAGTTACgatgatcaaatttaataattatttaaacagATTTTGATAGAAATATTTAGGTTGTATTTAGATTGAAAGATTTGAAagtataaaatcttttcaatttGTTAATTTGGATCATTATATTAAAGGATTTTGAATTcttcaatttaaattctaaaccatattttattaaatattgataaattttaaattcttttcgAATGTAGTTATTCGAAAATCGAAATCCTTTTCCCAAATGTCTCGCGGATTTTTAAATCCATCAAGTCAAATACACTTTATAATAATCAGATTCTCTCGATGAGTTTTAAttgatatgatatttaattttattttttttaccaatttCTAATAGTTTTACCTAATTTATAgagattagaaaaaaaataaggaaattaTGTTATGAACATTTCCCACAAGAATAGATTGTAagtatatacaattattatcattttaaatcaTAGTAAAATGAAATTCCTTATAGTACTCACATACCCTACCaaaaataataggaaaaagggaaaaaggaaaCTCTTTGCCAAAACTTGAAAGAGTAATCTTTAAACAAGTGTGAAATCACGACCGTCATTTCCCATCACCACTCATCATCTCAAGCAGACTGGCTCCTCAACAATGGTCTCCAGCAACGGTTTCTTGGACCTGCACATAGACAATCTGTGCTTGAACTCCGGCGTCGAGAACTCCTCAATCTCATCCAAATTCAGCTTTCCCGTGGCCGCACATTTCCCACCACTCCGCACAACCTCCACATCCCCACCGCTCTCCGGCAAGACCCTCGACACCCTCCTGGCGGCGGAATTCGCCGCCATGAATAGCGCCCCCATGTCCCCCGCCGTCACAGCCGAGTTCAGCCGCTTCATCGGGAAAAACACGTAGACTCCGCCGATCTCCAGGTCTTCATCCGCAGCCAGAGCAGCAAGCCTCTTCCCGATTCGCAAACACTTGGCCTCCGAAAGGAAAAACCCGGGCACCTCCAGCATAAGCTCCGCCGCCTTGGTGGGGTGGTACATCCGGCGGACTTCACCGGAGGGAAAAATCACCTTGGTGGCCCTGATGAAACTCTTGCTCACGGGGCCGGACAGAGTGCAGGAAGCGTAATTTCCCATAGCTTGAAGGTTGAAGTGAAAGTAGGTATATCAGAGAGAAAACGGAAGTAGAAGTAGCGTCTATGTTGTTGATGAGAATGtgacaactatatatatatacgtcgagatgagagagaaataaGGGACTGTTTGCCAgttgtgaaaaagaaaataggggAAGTTGGATGGAAAAAGCTGAATTCCAGTTGgtgatatatatgattatggATGCGCGTGGATCCCACATATCTTGCAGGTTAAcagatggtggtggtggggaaAAACATGCTTCCTAATTTAGGATGAGGAGTTAAGACACGTTTGGTTCAATCATTTGAACTATGGTTCGGTTCCAACTTCAATGTGGAGTGTTGGGAAAGAGAAAGGGAACCTTCTTCAACTTActtgtaataatttgattttttggggggtaaaagcaaatttcattaagttaAAAGTTATAGTATAGCAGGTTCCACAGTGGGTATCGAACTTAAGTCCAAACGATCCATTATAGtctatacaaaataaaaacgaTTCAAGTGTCACGTGTAAATGCtcactcaaaattttatatttaatttaattaaaataagataagaGTTTATTTACAGGTATTTGAACCGTTTGaaatctataattattatgaccAATCCATAAATGATATCGCAAAACATTAGATGTAATATGGATTTAATCATAGTACATAAGACTCAAATCGAATATTCCACATACGATTGTACGTACCGATTCATTTTCTTgcaatttatattcaaaaataaaaaagaaaaatacaagaaaaacaatttagttttatttttggttttatgtttactatttttttttaaaaaaaagtcagCAATCTTCAGGGTggaatttacttttaaataatttccacataaaaataaaaatatgtttggattgaAGTGATTGTATAggtacaaaaatgaaaatgcatttgatttatatatttttcatatgttaGGAAGGTACGTAGAGTGGATCCCATTAATTACTTCATATAAAATCTTTCAATTGatgtatgtattattatttttgatacgcaagatatataaaacattcatggaattaaatgataataattaattagtgaatataataatattgtaaagGGAAGTTTTTATAGTAGAGgtagatatttatattaaaattataataaaataaatggtagGAAAGAATAAGggatgtttaattatttttttattaataaaaaataaattatattaatataatttaattaaatagtatactattattattacgagccgaattaaaaattatttttttttatgaaaataccCATGTCGTggtttgaaataatttatatgtttgaTAAAGTTgagtattttaatatattttatgatatagTTGATCGTCTCGATGGTATTTTTATCCCATATTAGAGAtgaaactaatttatttgggACGGGAGTGAAAGAATTAAATCCTTTCTAAAAATTTGCGGCTCTACGGTTtcaaattatactaattaatcgGCAAGGATCCATCTTAAATATTGGCTCGCCTATCACCTGACACTACaagaaatgtaatattttatcatggCAATAAATAACcgtagcaaatagttattgatcatTATTACACAACTTTTGTTTATTAGCTTTGGTTCTTGTGAGGGTGGTAAAACATTTGACATGGCTCTTAACCGTGGCAAATAATCTTTTCTCGATGGGAAAACTAGTTTTTTACATCGAGCGtgcttaataataattatttaccatgattttttgtCTTAATCGTTAATATTGCAGCCAATAGTAACATACaacccaattaatttttatgaatttggaCCTGTTCcattagaatttaattaaatacaagaACTCCcctaattttatcaaaatctttgacttactaattatttgttaattcaAGTCTAATGGAAGAAGAGTGGCTGCTAATTAGGGTTTAATCAACTCGTGAGTAGTTGAATTGCACCacaatatttacaaaataataataatatttgtgttgctatatatatattattaatttattgcaaacCTCACaacttcaataaatttattcagcTTCAGAAATTCAAcgtattattttaaaattatttatggattaaataattcaattttaaatagcTTTGTCAAATAGTATTTGCCAATACTTTggtatatgatttttaaaaccCCAttctaataacaaattatgtgacatttttaacaataattattttttttcataaaagaaaatatatgttacCATTGACTtcataaattgctatttatttattttttcaacgACTTTTGGAGATCTTTAGAGTTGCTCCAGTACAATGAcgttttataaattattgtgtaaATTTCTTTAGTCttgcaacatatatatgtttgaaattCCTTTTTACATATGCATTGGTCGGAAATCACTCTGGTCCGATATATTTTCAATCTcgttatttaagaaattatgaaaaataattttatatataacttgCAAAGTCATACTTTCAGTTCTACTGACTTTTGttaagaaattgaaagaaaaaaccaCGTGCAAGTCATACGACCGTTATCTTTTCAGAATTGAATGAATTGGCCTTACATGCGTTTTTTCGGTCAGTTTTCTAACAAGAGTTAGTCGATACAATTTCtccttcaaatttaaatatctatcgataattctttattttatacatgtttaagattaattcatttaatagtTTTGATCAAATCATTTATCTTCGacttgaataaataaaagatttgaaTTACAGTTTTTTCTTCGACTTCGATCACAAGTTTatatacgaaatttaaattccCATAAGTTGTTTTACTTCAACAagtaattgtataaaaataaaagcaagttACAATGGACTCTCCTAATATTTActatcattataaatatttctttattatatgaGAAATTAGAAATAACTCCTACAATAGACTATCACGAGAGGTTATTTgttaatcattaattttaggggtacttgtaattaattatggcaAATCTTATGAGAgtatgttgtaatttaccctaaaaataaaaattttcataaaagccatattatttctcaagaaatttcatatatatagttgaataGGACTAAGGGAAATAATTTCGATAAGTTAGGCCCACTTCACTTTTTGATTCGATTTGTTACCGAATTAGTACTTTCAGTCCTGTAACTTgcaaaaattagcacttttggtcttTATCTGCTTTTTCGCCTATAATTTAACAGCATAGGCCACGTGCCCAGCACATTGTCGTTAAGTATTTTTGCTAGGGGAAAAATTGGTGCATTTTCCGGCTTGCGACCACTTTGAGGgaaaatatatctaaattgaggagaaaaaagtaaattttaaagaaaattagggcaaaaaagttgaaatcaaGTAGAagcaatataaataatcatgTATTTCTATAAGTGAATCAAGTAAGTCAAAATAGAGTATTCACATGTTACTGTTGGAAGAAGGACCGATTTTTCCTCTAaccaataatatttaatgacCACGTGCTAGGCACGTGACTATAccgttaaattataaagaaaaaaatggatgaggacaaaagatattaatttttgtaagtatTCTAAACATACTAATTTCGTAACGAATGAGACTCAAAAAGTACATGAAAAATGCTATTTCCCCAATCagattatacatattttaatcaaaCTCCAACAAACAGGAAAGAGACAAGAAAACAGTGAGATGGGAGTGAAGCTTTTTGACCTGTGATGCAACATCGACAGCTTTGCTTTGGTTTTACACTTACAGTTTGGTCTGATCTGTTGCAACATATGATTGCCGGATATGCAAACTCACCTCCCAACTTTCCCTCACTCGTTTCtgcttaaataaataaatgtatcaTGAAGATGGGATCTCTACCCGAACCTAttattcttctttattttactACCAATAATGTTTAAGAATATTTGATTCTGGTCGAGGTTGCTGGTGATACTGAAATTTCAGacataaaatatagtaaaattaaGAGTAAATATTCTCTTgagattttgtataattatgaatattttttcttttctgaaaaaCTATCAATACCccttgatatttgataaaattatataatccttGAATGGAGATCTGAATTGTTAACTTTgcccttattgtatttttgtctattttttttaaaacaaaaattgtaaaaaaaataaataaaaaattataattcatagtttGCAAAAACATGTTGGTTGGTTCGCCACAAAAAGATGGATAGAATCTAATGAAAACTAATGGATTCAGTTAGTTATTGGACGCTGTTGACATTAGGAGGGTGttgataatttatcaaataatatgaatgaatttgtatatataccTAACCTCGGAGAAGCTCGTTGTAGTTTTACCTAAAATTGAATACTTTGAATTCGTTGGGACAAATTTCAATTGAAATCTTTCGATATTAAAGTCTGTTTGAGAACATATTTTGAAGGAGTGAACGGAGAAAGTACATATTTATAGTTGAGTCTTATGTATCAAGAAATGTAGGGGTGCTGTAAGAACTTGAATCCACAGCCAATCTGTTCGGTCGTTGATTCAGATTATGGATTTAATTGACCCCCACCGATAATGCACTACTTAGCATATATCGAACACTCTATACGtgtgcatattttttaatacacaaaattaaaagaaagatatTCCTATTTTATGAGTGTTTGATTCATAAGTAAAGTttgaataataacaaaaaaaggaaaaaactaCAAAGTcactcttattatttgaaatattatacaaaCAACTTCTGTCAATGATATTCTCATCACAATGACACATTCAAAGTGTAATGggagaataaaaaagaaggaCATAAGGGTAAGTGTTCAAATGTTAGTGCCTATTGATGGAATGTTATTGTAGATAAATCTGTCCATGCTCATAAAAGTAAGCATTTTAATTGAACCTTTCCACCAATTGATTTATGAACTAAACAGGTCCACAGTCAGATATATAGGGGNNNNNNNNNNNNNNNNNNNNNNNNNNNNNNNNNNNNNNNNNNNNNNNNNNNNNNNNNNNNNNNNNNNNNNNNNNNNNNNNNNNNNNNNNNNNNNNNNNNNNNNNNNNNNNNNNNNNNNNNNNNNNNNNNNNNNNNNNNNNNNNNNNNNNNNNNNNNNNNNNNNNNNNNNGAAGTTCTAATACAAATTCTGTTGCATCTTGTGTGTGTACGAGAGATACGTATGTCTAATTTAGTTAATGAAATGAATGACTTTATGACATGTAGCTATAAATACAATAGGAGATGTAATAGAATTTGTAATACAATAGGAGATGTAATAGAATTTGCAATACAACATTCGATCTGGCTCACAACGGTGCATTATGAAGATACAAGAAAATTTGTAATAGAACATCCAATCTGGCTCATGAGGGTGCATTATGAAGATGAATGATTAGTTTATGAATTGGAACATAAGTACAACAAGAAGAATGACGGTGAGAAAAGCATGAAGTGAACTGGTCGAGAAGAAGGTTTACAGACCACATTTGTTTCGTTTGTTTACAGGGTAGAGTTGGGAGTCAGCAAACGGCACACCCTGCCTTTTTCAGCAACAAGATGACTTCCTCCAGAATTTCTATGACAGCAGAAAATGCGGGCCTTTGGCTAATATCTTTGCTTGTACACTGCTCTATCAGCCTGAAAAACACAGTATCTATCTGTCGGAATTGCTTTCATCTCAATAATACATGATGACTCTGAATGTACCTTTGACCTTTTTCAGTACAACATTTCCATGCAACTGTAAAGTAATCATACAAGAGATTCCCATAGGCGAAAACATCAGTTTCAGAATGTAAAGTAACTGGTTGAATGTTTTGAGTTTCATCTTTCTTGCTAggttttatcaaataattcagAGATCCAAATTCTGACTGATTAAGACACAGATCTTATTCGCTGATCCAGTTGTTGGAGTAATCTTATTGA
Above is a genomic segment from Sesamum indicum cultivar Zhongzhi No. 13 linkage group LG13, S_indicum_v1.0, whole genome shotgun sequence containing:
- the LOC105176137 gene encoding uncharacterized protein LOC105176137, which produces MGNYASCTLSGPVSKSFIRATKVIFPSGEVRRMYHPTKAAELMLEVPGFFLSEAKCLRIGKRLAALAADEDLEIGGVYVFFPMKRLNSAVTAGDMGALFMAANSAARRVSRVLPESGGDVEVVRSGGKCAATGKLNLDEIEEFSTPEFKHRLSMCRSKKPLLETIVEEPVCLR